Proteins encoded together in one Hylaeus volcanicus isolate JK05 chromosome 3, UHH_iyHylVolc1.0_haploid, whole genome shotgun sequence window:
- the LOC128873548 gene encoding jerky protein homolog-like translates to MATRRNNKSVFSIQQRFEIVQQLKSGASARRLATKYDVHPTTIRRIRQNAAALYTFAKQGVEMRKRKNIRKPANVELDNRIVCGGPAKPIFKASKGWLWKFKNRHGIRLLNINKKEDGEVVNAQVFLDDFAQRVEQEGLEYKNIYTMDVTTLLWKAIPMKILSDEQNIERIQLEKDRVTVGLCVNATGGHKLAPLFIHKIKNPKELKHVKDNLPVIFKAHSRAWIDQEIFTDWYKNHFIPAVKTHQLGTCDKVILLLDNYRHNLQLTEEFQQDDQFQIVRLPPNVTSLQPMNQELIEKTKMSFRHKMLDRVLSFPGGAREFYFDYDLKDCIDLLHDAWAGISATNIRNTWKKVINQIPEENTTKEEPEDPLEPNLHEIIGVITGDQVYEESVNEFLSRCTEKENNFFEEESSSSRSDSIPYEEDLEKAFTHLTKWSEREPDFIRLQVQYLRGYYKQKRC, encoded by the exons ATGGCGACTCGAAGAAATAACAAATCCGTGTTTTCGATACAGCAGAGATTTGAAATTGTGCAACAACTAAAAAGTGGCGCGTCTGCCAGGAGATTAGCAACTAAGTACGATGTTCACCCCACCACTATTCGTCGTATACGACAAAATGCAGCGGCCTTGTACACGTTCGCGAAGCAAGGGGTCGAAATGAGGAAACGGAAGAATATACGGAAACCAGCGAACGTGGAACTGGACAATCGGAT AGTGTGCGGGGGACCAGCGAAGCCCATCTTCAAAGCTAGTAAAGGCTGGCTGTGGAAGTTTAAGAATCGTCATGGTATTCGTTTgttaaatatcaacaaaaagGAAGATGGGGAGGTCGTAAACGCCCAAGTATTTTTAGATGACTTTGCGCAACGAGTGGAGCAAGAAGGACTCGagtacaagaatatttataccaTGGATGTAACTACTCTTTTATGGAAGGCTATTCCCATGAAGATCTTGAGCGATGAGCAAAACATCGAGAGAATACAATTGGAAAAAGATCGAGTAACCGTGGGCTTATGCGTCAATGCTACAGGAGGCCACAAGCTTGctcctttatttattcataaaataaaaaatccaaaaGAACTGAAACATGTTAAAGATAATTTGCCAGTCATTTTCAAAGCACACTCGCGAGCTTGGATAgatcaagaaatatttacggATTGGTATAAGAATCATTTCATACCAGCTGTGAAAACACATCAATTAGGTACCTGTGATAAAGTTATCCTCCTCCTGGATAACTATCGACACAATCTCCAATTGACTGAAGAATTCCAGCAGGATGATCAATTTCAAATCGTACGCTTACCCCCCAATGTTACCTCCCTCCAACCTATGAACCAGGAACTAATCGAAAAAACCAAGATGTCCTTTCGCCATAAAATGCTGGACCGGGTGTTAAGTTTTCCTGGCGGGGcgcgtgaattttatttcgactaCGATCTTAAAGATTGCATTGATCTGTTGCACGATGCATGGGCGGGAATTAGCGCCACGAATATTCGAAATACGTGGAAGAAGGTTATCAACCAAATCCCCGAAGAAAACACGACAAAAGAGGAACCAGAGGATCCGTTGGAGCCTAACTTACATGAGATCATTGGTGTGATCACTGGGGACCAAGTATACGAAGAAAGCGTCAATGAATTTTTGTCGCGGTGCACGGAAAAGGagaacaatttctttgaagAGGAATCGTCGTCTTCGAGATCGGATTCGATACCTTACGAAGAAGATCTGGAGAAAGCATTTACACATCTGACGAAGTGGTCCGAACGAGAACCTGATTTTATCAGGTTACAAGTACAATATCTGAGAGgctattataaacaaaaacgatgttaa